TCTAAAGAAGTTTCTTGGAGGACCAGCCAAAACATGTGTAGAAGGCCATTTTGCAACCAACACTAGCGAGGCCTACCTGGCTGCTAGAGCAACATTGAAAGAGCGCTATGGAAATGAACACAACATTGCTCGATCATTCCGAATGAAACTAACAAACTGGCCAAGAATCTCTCCAAGAGATGGACAAGGACTTGGAGATTTTCTCGGACACCTGAAAAGTGCAATGAGCTCAATCAAGACACTTCGAGTACTCGACGACTAcctgaaaaatgaaaagatgaTCGAAAAGCTACCTGAATGGCTAAAACTGAAATGGATACACCTTGTAGCTAAGGCCGAGTCTACCAAGGAACAATATCCTGACTTTCAAGAGTTTGCGCAATTTATCAATGAAGAAGCACACATAATGACATTGCCAATATCCCAATCGCTGTCAAACCACGCCAACAAACCTAAAGAGAAAACGAGCTCGACAACATCAAGCTCCCGATCATCCACAACTCAAGTTAAAGGAGCGCAACAACGAGACAGGTCTACACCACATCCAAAAGCAATTAGAAGCTTTGTTACCACAACCGAAAGCAAAAAGGGATGTATTTGCTGCGGATTCACAAACCACAGCAGCTCGGACTGCTATCGATTGCAAGAAAGGACAAAGCCTGAAAAGGAAGAATTCATTCGCAAGAATGGGTTATGTTTCAAATGCCTGGAATCTGGGCACAGATCCAGGGATTGTGATAAGAGGCTAAAATGTCTCAAGTGCCAAAAGGGACACGCAACGGCCAACCACGAAAATAATTGGAGCGACAATCACTACCAAGAAAGAAGACCCTTAGGCAACAATCAGACCAACAAACCTGAAAACAAGGCTAAAACGTCGCCCAAAGAACCTGAAAAACAGAAGACTTTGAAAACTCATAGCACAAGCAAGACACTAAACTGCCAAGCTAATGGATTGAAAAGCAGCTTAATAAACATGGCTGTGCCAGTTTACATCTCAATGGGTACAGGCAGACAAATGCTCGTTTATGCTCTCCTCGACAACATGTCGGATGCATGTTACATATCAAAAGACGTTCTTAAAATTCTTAGACGTTCTTAAACAGAAAGGAACGTGACTATTCACACCATCAACGGACCTGTCACAGAAGACATAGAGCGGTACGGCGACATAATATTGCGCGGGTATTTTACCAACAGCTACGCACACATCAGTGCTTACAAGCGTGAtggaaaatattgcaataaagaTCAACTACTGACAAATAAAAAGGCTAAAAAACTCGATCACCTAAAAGACATTGCCAATCAGATACCCTCATTTCTGGATATCCCAGTTGGGCTTCTGATAGGGATGGACTCCACTGAAGTGATTCAACCACTTGAAACCAGACCAGCAACAAGTTGCAAGGCTGGAAAAGCCTATGGTGTGAAGACACTGTTTGGGTGGACCATGTGCGGTGGGTCCATAAAATCAACGGAGAAAACCAAGGGCAGAGCAGCCTATAAAGCAAATATATCCAAAGAAATACAGCTACTCAGTATATTAGAACGGGACTTTCAAGAAACTAATGAAGAATCGTACGTCTCACAAGACGACATGAAATTCATAAAAACACTCGAGTCCTCAACCATCCAAAATCAAGCTGGCAATAACGTAATGCCACTGCCATTCAAATCAGAACTGCCCAAACTGCCTAACAACAGAAAGCAAGCACTGAGTTGCTTGGAGATCCTACTCCGGAAGTTTTCTACCAACCCTAAATACCAAGCAGAGTATGCGACTTTCATAGAAAATCTAATAGAGGCAGGGCATGCCGAAGAAGCACCGCCCACAACAGCAAACGGACAGGTGTGGTACATACCCCATTTTGGGGTTAGACACAAACAGAAGCAAAAATTACGGGTGGTGTTCGACGCCAGTGCCAAGTTTGGCGGAGTTTCACTGAATGATATGCTCCTATCTGGGCCAGACCACATGAATTCTCTACTCGGAATCCTCCTCAGATTTCGGAGAGAACCCATAGCAGTAACATGTGACATCGAACAGATGTTTCACAACTTTCTAGTAGCACCAGACCACAGAGACTACTTTAGATTCCTGTGGGTCGATAAGAACCTGAAGACAATAAAGGACTACAGAATGAATGTTCATTTGTTCGGCGCAACATCTTCCCCAGGCGTGGCTACCTTTGGCCTGCGCAAGCTAgcggatgactacaggacactCTCATTAACCGCGTCAAATTTTCTGAAAGACGGCTTTTATGTCGACGATGGGGTTACAAGTGTGACAACTTCAGCGGAGGCCAAAGCCCTAATTCATGAGGCAAGACAAATATGTGCATGGGGCAACATAAGACTTCACAAGTTCCTCTCAAACAACAAGGAGGTCTTAGATTCAGTGCCGGTCTCTGAGCACGGTGAATCAACAAAAACCATGAACATGTTCACAGATCAACTGCCAAATCAAAGGACTCTGGGAATGGGGTGGTGTTTAGAAAATGACACATTCTTTGATATCCCAGAATCTGCAAATAAACCGTCGACAAAAAGAGGTTTGCTCTCAACCATCGCGCAGATCTATGATCCCCTAGGCCTCATATCTCCCTTTATCTTAAAAGGGAAGCGTGTACTGCAGAAAGTAGTTTCCTCAGAACTGTCCTGGGATCAGCTTATATGCCCGGAAGACAAACAAGAATGGGACAATTGGAAAAATGACCTTACTGAGCTTGCTAGGTTAAGAATTCCGCGATGTCACAAATTAGCTGGTAATGTGATTACTACAGAAACTCATCACTTTAGTGATGCCAGCCTTACTGGGTATGGAGCTTGCTCTTACATCAGGCAACTGACTGATGGCGGCACAATCAGGTGCGATTTGATTTTAGCCAAATCTCGAGTAGCCCCTCAGAAAAGCACAACAATTCCTAGGCTTGAGCTGCAAGCAGCAGTGCTAGCCACAAGGCTGGCAAACACCCTGCGCAAGGAATTAAAGATGAAAATCGACAGAGAGATTTTCTGGACCGACTCTAAAGTCGTTCTAGGCTACATTTACAACGACGTTAAGAAGTTTCACCTGTATGTCGCTAACAGAGTGAGTGAGATCAGGTCAACTGAACCTCCACAATGGAACTACGTTCCCACGCAAATGAATCCAGCGGATGTAGCATCTCGCGGAACATCTGCGAAAGAGATCATGGAGGATAAAAGGCGGTTCAAGAGACCACAATTTCTTAGCAAGTCTAACATACCAGACTTCATCAAAGGAAATCAAGTAGAAAAGGTGATTGACGAGATGAACCCAGAAGTACGAGCCAAGGTACTAGCCACGATGGCAACAACTAACACTAGTAGTGTCGTCGAGATATTCAAACGGTACAGCAGTTGGGAAAAATTGGTGCGTAGTATAGCAATATTGAAGAGCTGTGGTAAACAAAGAAAACTGAAACTCAAAAAATTGAGTACCAGCGATTTGGAGGAAACCAAAGAATTCATAATAGCAGCTGTTCAAACAGCCCATTACCCTCTGAAGGAGAAGGAGGCGTCTTTACGAAAACTCAACCCGAAGATTGATAACATGGGTATTGTACGTGTTGGTGGGAGAGCCTCAGCTTCTACAACACTTACCTACCAACAAAAACATCCGATCATCATTCCCAAACGTTCCCATCTAGCCTACCTACTGACAAAACATTATCATGAAAAAATATCTCATCTTGGATGCAGAAGCACCCTAGCTGCAATTAGGGATGCCGGAATATGGATCGTAAACGGACCCTGACAATTCAAGAGCTTACTGGCCAATTGTGTCAGCTGTGCTTGGCTGAGAAAACAGCCTAAAACCCAACTTATGGGCGAGCTCCCCAAAGAAAGGCTAGAACCTATACCACCATTCACAAGCATAGCAATGGATGTCTTTGGACCTTACTATATTAAAGACAGACGTACTGAACTCAAAAGGAGGGGACTCCTAATAACATGCCTCTATTCAAGAGCCATACACGTAGAGATCTTAGAGGATATGAGCTCAGACTCAATTATACAAGCATTGAGATGCTTCATGGCGCTAAGAGGACCAGTACAGGTGATCCATTGCGACAATGGAACAAATTTTGTCAGTGCAAATAACGAAATGAAAAAGAAGTTAGAAACAGCCAGCGTAGAAATGAAGCAT
The genomic region above belongs to Watersipora subatra chromosome 1, tzWatSuba1.1, whole genome shotgun sequence and contains:
- the LOC137407809 gene encoding uncharacterized protein, whose product is MANATEGADALSGDDGAVGSDASRDSGGSGEDLAFSTPCEISSTPPDHTNQTMLVASAPERGARSKQIQKLSNIGRESKISELNLKLTKLIMSQYKYIDNRQRELAEGASFDFLCDVYDTIEAKIVEVCSMYELNVLCNTHSDSNKMIEKIKPMYNDLVNAAETLKTSIDKLIDELEEQEAEEAQQRIEQANREIEEQAKLLEELVQQRQMNPIQPPTRRSTPLTRAQVRETGPTQSEQLRNEPLNNESPQSTTDIEQRLSLTATSDVEERRTNIPLHLDKREKITPLPRHSSVSSEPGSLAVEQLTASLTAAFGGFRNSVEPAVFEGNVLEYNDWEVDLDTYLRVERIEGSHRLRHLKKFLGGPAKTCVEGHFATNTSEAYLAARATLKERYGNEHNIARSFRMKLTNWPRISPRDGQGLGDFLGHLKSAMSSIKTLRVLDDYLKNEKMIEKLPEWLKLKWIHLVAKAESTKEQYPDFQEFAQFINEEAHIMTLPISQSLSNHANKPKEKTSSTTSSSRSSTTQVKGAQQRDRSTPHPKAIRSFVTTTESKKGCICCGFTNHSSSDCYRLQERTKPEKEEFIRKNGLCFKCLESGHRSRDCDKRLKCLKCQKGHATANHENNWTTSCKAGKAYGVKTLFGWTMCGGSIKSTEKTKGRAAYKANISKEIQLLSILERDFQETNEESYVSQDDMKFIKTLESSTIQNQAGNNVMPLPFKSELPKLPNNRKQALSCLEILLRKFSTNPKYQAEYATFIENLIEAGHAEEAPPTTANGQVWYIPHFGVRHKQKQKLRVVFDASAKFGGVSLNDMLLSGPDHMNSLLGILLRFRREPIAVTCDIEQMFHNFLVAPDHRDYFRFLWVDKNLKTIKDYRMNVHLFGATSSPGVATFGLRKLADDYRTLSLTASNFLKDGFYVDDGVTSVTTSAEAKALIHEARQICAWGNIRLHKFLSNNKEVLDSVPVSEHGESTKTMNMFTDQLPNQRTLGMGWCLENDTFFDIPESANKPSTKRGLLSTIAQIYDPLGLISPFILKGKRVLQKVVSSELSWDQLICPEDKQEWDNWKNDLTELARLRIPRCHKLAGNVITTETHHFSDASLTGYGACSYIRQLTDGGTIRCDLILAKSRVAPQKSTTIPRLELQAAVLATRLANTLRKELKMKIDREIFWTDSKVVLGYIYNDVKKFHLYVANRVSEIRSTEPPQWNYVPTQMNPADVASRGTSAKEIMEDKRRFKRPQFLSKSNIPDFIKGNQVEKVIDEMNPEVRAKVLATMATTNTSSVVEIFKRYSSWEKLVRSIAILKSCGKQRKLKLKKLSTSDLEETKEFIIAAVQTAHYPLKEKEASLRKLNPKIDNMGIVRVGGRASASTTLTYQQKHPIIIPKRSHLAYLLTKHYHEKISHLGCRSTLAAIRDAGIWIVNGP